The Bacteroidetes Order II. bacterium DNA segment CTCGGAGTGAGGATCAGTTTTTTCATGGCGACTTACGGGTAAAAAGTGTAAAAATACGGCTGGTAACTATTCTATTAAGTACGTATTTTTGCGCTAAAAGGCTGCTTAAACCCCTTAATGACCAAGTTTTACAAAATAACCTTGGTTCCTTTCTCAGGCTGTGCCATATCTTCTGCCCGAATCAGGAGCACGGCGCCAATACCCGCCCGCAACGCATTTTGTGCCTCTACCAACTTCACCAACATCCCCCCTTGAATCCATCCTGCGTCAATTCCCGACGTTGTAAGTGAGGCATCACATACCGAAATATGGCTTTCTGGATCGTGTTGGTTACGGCGCAGGCCACCAGATTCCGTCACCAGAATCATTTCATCGGCCTTTAGCGCTTTCGCAAGTTCCAACCCCACCGTATCCCCATTCACATTGTATATTTGGCCCGCTTCATCCACGCCCATTGTGGCTACGATTGGCACAAACCCGGCCTTCATCAACGCCAGCAAAGGTTCCGGACGGATTTCTTGCACATCTCCCACCCAACCAAAATCTACGTCCCGGCCCTCTACGTGCCACACAGGGCGCTTCGTCACCCGAACCAATCCACCATCAACACCCGAAACACCCACCGCTTTCACACCAGCGACCATGGCTTGAGCAGATAGCTGCGCATTCAATTCTCCGCGAATGATCCACTGAATAAGGTGCAGGTCCAAATCATTCGTCACCCGCCTCCCTTGGACAATTTCCGGCGTATGGCCTAATTCCTTCGCCAATTTGGTGATTTGCGGTCCTCCACCATGTACCACCACCACCGATTCGCCCGCCAGTTGCTGCATACGGATATAGGCCCAAACGGTCGCCATATGTGGCGATTTGACTTGTGCTCCTCCGATCTTAATGACTTTCATATCTCCCTCCGCTTCAAATCAATCCCCATATCGCTTCTAAAATGGCCTTTTGCGCAAAGAGACGATGGTGTGCCTGACGCAGATGCAGCGCTTGTGAACTTTCCAGCACCTCCGAAGCCACAACCACATCGCGCCGGACGGGCAAACAATGCATAAAGACCCCATTATCCGTTTTGCGCATTCGCTCCGCCGTAATCTGCCAATTTGTGCCCGCCAATCGGTGTGCTGCTTCATTTTCCGGTTTATGATACACCATCGGACCGCCCCAGGCTTTGGCATAGACCACCGCTGCGCCCTCCATTGCCCCTTCCAAATCTTCGGTGACCTGTAACGCACCACCCGACTTTGCTGCTGTTTGCGTGGCCAAATCCATTATAGCCGGATCTAAAGCATGACTTTCGGGCCTTGCCACTACTACGTCCATGCCTTGCCGAGCGGCTTGCAATAAGGCAGAGTTCGGAACAGCCATCGGCAAGGGTTTAGGATGATGTGCCCATGCCAATACAAATCTTTTCTTCTTTTGTTGACCCTTAAAGTGTTCATGGATCGTGGCGGCATCGGCCAATGCCTGACAAGGGTGGTAATAGGCCGATTCCAAATTGATGACCGGCACAATAGAGGCTTGCATAATTTCGCGCATCTTCACCTCCGCTCGGTCGGCTTCCAGATCGGTTCCAGAAGCAAAAAGACGCACCCCCAAAGCATCGTAATAGCGGGACAAGACGCCGATGGCTTCCACGATATGTTCGGCTTCTGCCCCATCCATTTTACCAGGCCCAAATTTAAACCCCCACGTCCCTTGTCCGGGTGTGAGTGTGGAAGTAAAAGCACCTAATTGTGCCGCCGCAAGTTCCATCGAAGTTCTCGTCCGAAGCGATGGATTAAAGAACACCATGCCAAGGCTTTTTCCAGCCGCTGTTTGGTTCCAAGTTGGGTATTGTGCATGTTCAACAGTACGTTCCACCAACTTACTCCATAAGGCGTCTTCTATGTCTTGCCAGTCTAAAAGATGGTTCATGGATTAAATTAGGATAAGGATGAAACAGGCATAGAGACCGACGCATAGGCCGTATGAAAAGCCTGCGCAAAAACGGCAATATCAGAGGGTTG contains these protein-coding regions:
- the argB gene encoding acetylglutamate kinase codes for the protein MKVIKIGGAQVKSPHMATVWAYIRMQQLAGESVVVVHGGGPQITKLAKELGHTPEIVQGRRVTNDLDLHLIQWIIRGELNAQLSAQAMVAGVKAVGVSGVDGGLVRVTKRPVWHVEGRDVDFGWVGDVQEIRPEPLLALMKAGFVPIVATMGVDEAGQIYNVNGDTVGLELAKALKADEMILVTESGGLRRNQHDPESHISVCDASLTTSGIDAGWIQGGMLVKLVEAQNALRAGIGAVLLIRAEDMAQPEKGTKVIL
- a CDS encoding N-acetylornithine carbamoyltransferase, which codes for MNHLLDWQDIEDALWSKLVERTVEHAQYPTWNQTAAGKSLGMVFFNPSLRTRTSMELAAAQLGAFTSTLTPGQGTWGFKFGPGKMDGAEAEHIVEAIGVLSRYYDALGVRLFASGTDLEADRAEVKMREIMQASIVPVINLESAYYHPCQALADAATIHEHFKGQQKKKRFVLAWAHHPKPLPMAVPNSALLQAARQGMDVVVARPESHALDPAIMDLATQTAAKSGGALQVTEDLEGAMEGAAVVYAKAWGGPMVYHKPENEAAHRLAGTNWQITAERMRKTDNGVFMHCLPVRRDVVVASEVLESSQALHLRQAHHRLFAQKAILEAIWGLI